One Candidatus Dependentiae bacterium genomic window, AAGCACTCAATAAAACGTTTAGGATGCACCGCCTCAAATAATTCTGCATAGGTAGAATTTTTCACATCTCCATCAAGACTAACAACATTTTGGTTTACCGTTCCCAAAACCGCCAAAGCTTGACCATATGCCTTGCGTGTAGGAATTTTTTCTTCGATTCTATATGAAGGAGTGGGCATTTTGGCAGCTTTTTTTTGCTCAAGTGGCTTCTCTTGTTTTGGCATGTGTGGTTGCCATGCAATATCATTAGTATAGGTAGCAGCTACTTGATAGTTATGTTCCAGCTCATGCAATGCACGTTGTAATTCATCTTGCAAAAATGGCTTGCCATGATAGCCATTCTCATCTTGTGCAAAATCAACACCACGACCTTTGATAGTTTTTGCAATAATAATACTCGGTTTGCCAGTAACTTCTTTTGCTTGAGTTAACACCTGTGCCATGTCAACTACATTATGTCCATCTGCCAAAAAAGTCTGCCACCCAAATGCTTCAAATTTATCTACATATTTTTGTACATGATACCCATACATTGTTGCCCCTGTTTGACCAAGCCGATTAATATCAGCTATCGCAATCAGATTGTCAACTTTATAATAAGCCGCTAGCTCTGCTGCTTCCCAGATTGCACCCTCTGCAAGCTCGCCGTCACCAAGTAATACATAGGTATAGTAATCACGTGCATCAAGTTTTGCATTAAGTGCTTCACCAAGTCCTATAGAAAGACCAATACCCAATGCACCAGTTGCCGCTTCAGTATACTTAAATCGAAGCGTTGGATGCCCTTCCAATGATGAGTTAATATCACGATATGTTTTCATCTGTGCATCAGTGATTTTACCCAGCTCATGCCACACAGCATAGAGCAAAGCTGATGCATGTCCTTTGGAAAGAATAAATCGATCATTATTTGGATTTTCAAAATTGTCCGGGTCGTATCGCATTATATCAAAAAACAATGTTGCTACTATGTCTGCAGCTGACAAGCACGTAGTAGGATGGCCTGAGCCTGCATAACTGGGTAACAAAATTGAATTTTTACGGAGATTATATGCTTTATGTTCTAAAAATTTTTGTTTTTCGTAATTCATTTTTTAAATTCCTTTTTTGAAAGTGGTGGTAATGTGACCAGTATATTAACCCTGTTGGGGTAGGACAAATTTTTTAGTTTTTAATTTTTTGTTTTTTAGTACTTTGAGTTTAGTTTTTATTTTTTGTAAGTTTGCCCTATGCGGGCAGCATCCAGCCTTCGCCAAGGCTATGGCGGACACGGCCAGATCTTTTGCTTGTACAAAAGATCTGGACTAAAATACACAAACAGCCTGTTTGATCCCTCTCTCGCGCATAGGCACGACACTCAGGCCTACGGCCGAGGTCTACCGATGCGCTACCGGATTATCCATTTTATATATTAGTTCATTCGCGCTCGTAGAAGCAATCCGCAGCCGCGCGTTAGCATACAGAGATCTTGAGTGAGCAATGTAAATATTTCAAATCAGAAGCATGATAAGCAAATATAGGCGAGAGTTTGCCGTATGAGCGCAAGGAAGGATTTAAAAAGGAAGTCCTCTTCCTTTTTTGCCCTTGTATCAAATATATTGGGCAAGCAATATATTTGCCCCGCGCGGGAAGCGCAAAATTTTCAATAACAAAAAAATAATTTTTAAGAATAACTAAATGCCCAGTTTACACAAAACTACTTTTGCTTACGTCTCCAGTTATCCTTGTTCGCAAAATTAATCATTCGTGCAATATTTTGTGCTCCACGAGACATTTTACAACGATGTGAAGCATATACTTGTGTCCAAAATTGACGCGCACGTACTTTGCTAAAAAACTTTTTCATAATTTCCCCTTCATGTAATCCCACATTGCAATAAGAATAGTAAAAATAAATTATGCAACGCAATGGTATAACTTTGCACATATTTTTTTTGGTGATACCATAAGCTCAATTTAAAATTCAGAGGAGCATTCATGAAAAAGTTTTTGTTGTTACTAGTATGCGGCGTAAGTTTTGTACATAGCATGGAGAAGAAATCACAAAAAAAACTTACTCAAGAATACATAGATATGAAAGAAAGATATTATAATGAAAAATTATTAGTGCAAAAAGCCCAACTATGCCTAAACATATTGGACAGCAATAAATTTAGTATAAATGATACACCTAAGGCAAAGGCAAGAGGTTTTTTAGAGGCATATACATCAATAAATTATTTAAACACTCGATCATATAAAAAAATAGATTAAGGATCGCCATGAAAAAATTACTTATCATTTCATCACTTGTTATCATATCGCAAGCAAACGGTATGTCATCAGACCGTCTATATGAAATTGAACAAGCTAAATTGGAACTACAACGAGCACAATTATGTGTTGAAATTCTAAAACATAAATATGATACTGCAAATTTTGATAGTGTTGCTGGTGGGAGTCCATATATTTCCTCAGAAGCTCGAACATATTTAGATTTGTTCCTCAAAAAACATCACAAAAAATTGGCACAGAATTCTCCATCTGAATCTGCTCCGGTAAGCCGTCAAAAGCCTTACTAATTCGCAAAAAATATAGGTTCATGTATGCTATATACATGAACCTATTATTGTATATTCCAAAAATTCAACTTTATTTACTACGCTTTTTACAATTACAACTGTTTCTTACCCTTATATCATTACCATTTTTGATTGCCTGGGGATTGCCGCTATCTTTGCTATCGCCCGTGGGAAACTTAATCTTTAGTCCTTTTTTGAGTTTGTTTTTATTACTTTCTTCTTTGTTATTTTTTACCGAATTATTACATATCCCCAACACATGGTTCGCCTGGGCATTGGATATATTGACAAGCGTATGGCTCTGGCTACTCGATTGGTATAGCCAAAGCTGCTTAATTGGATTTGCAAAGCCATCTATGTGGCTACTGTTCATAATACCATGCACAGCAATTTATGTAGTACTACACAGTAAAATAGAAACTGCAAAATATCTGAGTATTGTATTCACCTTGTTATTAGCAGGTTTTTATATTGTTCTACAAATGCATGCACAATACAAGCCAATACTACACCAGATACCATGCAATGGTGGCACCATAACTATTGCACATGACAACAAACAAACCATTATTATTGATCCTGGCGTAATTGGCAAAAGTGCATCTGCCTGTTCATGGGTACAATACACGTTAATGCCATACATTATTCAGCTAACAGGATCGCTACATATTGATCATGTAGTTATGTTGCAACCGAGCATGCGTACCTTTGAGGCTATAACAACGTTATGTAAAAATATGAAAATCCAGTATGTATACTTGCCATGGTGGCATGGAACACTCAGTAAATCAGCGTGGCAAACATTTTTCCAAATGCGTGAAGCAGTGCATAAGCAACATGGCACCATCAAACACCTTGGTGCACACGCAACACATATTGTGCTGTCTGCAGACAGCATGGTGCATATAGAGCCAACTACATATACTGGCACCTATCAAGAAGCTACCTTCCCTATATTTCACGTATACGGCACCATTGACAAAGAATCATTTGAATTCTATTCTGCAAAACATAAAATGAACTCCCAAAAAAGTGAGATACTATGAATAAAAAAGTTTTGCTCGTCATTGCACATGAAGGATTCCACCCGGTTGAATATGGTGATACCAAAAAAATCTTAGAACAAGCCGGCTACCAAGTGGTCACTGCAAGTAATAAAGATGGTTATGCAACCGATAAAGATGGCAATCAAGTCCAAGTAGATACGCTTTTGACACAAACTGACCCCAAATTCTATGAAGGCATCTATTTTATTGGTGGCCCCGGATGTCTAGAGCATCTAGATAATGCAACAAGCTATGAATTTCTCAAACTTACTGAATTAAACCTTATCCCGTATGGGGCTATTTGCGCTGCGGTTCGTATTCTTGCACATGCAGAAGTTTTGGATGGCAAGATGGCAACTGGCTGGAACGAAGATGGAAAACTACCTGATATTTTGGAAGATTATGGCGCACAGTATGTGCCCATGAACGTAGTCGTTGAAAGCCATGTAGTAACTGCTATCGGCCCCAAGCAAGCAAAAGACTTTGGGGAAAAAATAGTTGAAGTTTTGGATGCATATGAAAAGGGATTGTAATAATACGTTTATCTTGTTACTAAGCCCTATTTTGTTACAATAAACTATAGGTGTATTCTTGTTTAGCGGAGTATTTTTTATGATTAATGTTAAAAATCCATCTATAGTTCTTGCATTTCTATTTATCAGTTTTCCCCTAGTTGCCACCCTACATTGGGATTGGTCTCATATCAATATCAATGATATTGTACTGCCTCCCTTATGCGGTGTTTCTATGTCTGAATACCAAAATTCAGGAGCAATTAATTGCCCGGACAGTAACTGGGCTCATTGGGAGGCACAGGGTACCATAAATGGTTACCCGACCATTGATGGCAATCAAACATCCGGTATAGCATGCGACTTCTGGAACAATTATAAAAATGATATTCAACTAATCAAAGAGCTTGGCTGCAATGCACTGCGTTTATCCGTAGAATGGAGTATTATTGAACCTCAAAAGGGAAAATTCAACCAAGCGGCAATGGATCATTACAAAGATGTATGTAATGAACTTATCGCCAATGGTATTACTCCCATGATTACTTTGCATCACTTCACGCATCCACAGTGGTTTGAAGAAAGAGGCGGCTTTGAGCGAGAAGAAAATATTCGTTACTTTGTTCGTTTTTGTGAACGCATTTTTATGCACCTACAAGATCAAGTAAAGCTGTGGTGTACTATCAATGAGATTGGACCCTATGCCTTCCAAGGCTATATCCATGGAGCGTTTCCCCCAGGCAAACACAATATATACACCGCAGCAACTGTCATGAAACATATGCTCATTGCACATGTTGATGTATATAATACACTCAAAGCATTACCGGGTGGAAAAGATACACAAATAGGTATTGTTCACCAATATTTATCTTTCGAGTCACATTCGTACATAAGTGTATTGGAACATATACCATCTCTTTTTATGAATTATGTGTTTAATGACGCGATAGTACATTTTTTAAAAACAGGCGAATTATTCCCTCGTATACCGTTATTGCGCAGAACTATTGTTGATGCACCGGACGCATATGATTTTATCGGTTTAAACTTTTATTCACGCGTGGTACTCAAATCCAATATTTTTGATAAGTTAATTAACTGCGATTTTTCTACCAAAGATATTGTAGCTCCGGCATGCCTTGATGGCGAAATTATGACAGACATGGAATATCCAATATATCCCGAAGGGTTATACATAGCGCTCAAAGAAATGGCTCAACTTGGCAAACCAATTTATGTAACTGAAAACGGCGTACCGGATGGTAACGATGATCGCCGTCCTTTATATATCAAGCGCTATTTATATGCACTATCTCAAGCAATTAAAGAAGGCGTAGATGTACGTGGTTATTTTTATTGGTCATTGATGGATAACTTTGAATGGGATCGTGGATACAATAAAAAATTTGGTTTGTATGAAGCTGATTTTACCACACAAAAGCGCAGCTTACGTCCAGGCGCACAGTGTTACCAACGAGCAATACAAACAAGCTCGCGCGTCTAAAAGCCTTATTTTTGAAACCTTACCACATATCTACAATTTACATATAATACGAACCATATAAGAGAGCTCCGAAATTTCGGAGCTCTCTTGTATCTATAAAAATAAATTACTGTTTAATCAATATTACTCAGCTGAGCAATCACCGCAATCTTCGATTTCAGCATCATTACAATCTGCACATGCATCATGCACAGTAACTTGAGGCTCTTCTTTTTGGCCACCACAAGTAGCACATTTTATTTCTTCATCACACAAACATTCTTCCTTGCAACATTCTGAGCCTGATTTGTTGGCTTCATTATCTTTGCATGGGCAGCTATCACAACGAGTTTCTACTTTTCTACCATCACACTCGCCAGATAGATTGCATGATTTTGTGTAAGAACATGTTGCAGATAGAGCTCCTGCTACGGTTAATAATGCAACTGACAATAATACACGTTTCATATAAGCACTCCTTGTATAAGGGTTTTAGTTATTTCATTAAAATTGCACGCGCCGGTGCTGCTTCAAGTCCAATTATATATAATGGTAAACACACAAATTGGTAGACACCTGGCTCTACATGCCCAAGCCGTAATCCTTCAATAATAATTACATCTGCATGCATTAACGTTCGATGGGTTAGATGCCCCGGTTGGCTATGCTCTATCCCCAAATAATCAATGCCTACTGCTTTTACTTTTTTTTGTGCAAGGTACTCTGCGCCTGAAACTTCAAGATACACAAACTGTGGGCTGAACTTATCAGTTGCATGGTACATACTATTTGAAGTCTTGAATAACACAATATCATGTTCTTGAATATCATAATCTTGTATATCATCACGGGTGATTTTTTCTTGTACATGCATTAAGTCAAGCACTTTGCAGGGCCCTACAAGACGCTCAAGATGTACTTCATCAATAGTTTTTCCGTCTTTTAAAAAATGTGATGGCGCGTCAACATGCGTTCCCGTATGCGAACTTAAACAGATATTAGTTTCACGTGCGTTATCAACAACAAAATGTTTTACATCTTCAAAATTAACTACGTGTTTATCCTTGTATCCCGTTGTTGCCGTACTAATAGGCCAGCTAATATCAAGAATTTTCATGCTCTTCTCCAATAGTATGTATCGGATGACCACCAAATTGTTGACGTAGCAGCGCAACAAGTTTGGTTGCATAGTTACCGCCTGTCTGTTGTGACCATTCACGCACATGCAATGCTTCTTCAATCACGGGAACCGGAACCTTGGCTTTATGCGCTTCTTGCACCGTCCATTTACCCATACCTGTTGAATCAACCTTGCCACGTATGCTGTTCAAGTCTTGATCTTGCGTAAAAATATTATGCATAAGCTCCAAAATAAATGAACGAATAATGGAACTAGTATTCCATATACGAGTAATTTCTTCTAAATCTAATTGCTCTGATTTAAAACATCCATCCTTGATAAGTTGCATACCTTCAGCGTACGCCTGCATAAGACCGTATTCAATACCATTGTGAACCATTTTGACATAGTGACCGGTGCCAGATGAGCCAACACGGGCTACACCACCGGGTGCAGCAATAGCTGCTAATAACTCATATACCTTTGTGTACATTGTTTCATCACCACCAACCATCAAGCAAAAACCTTGTGTGCGACCATATACACCACCAGATGTACCACAATCTAAAAAAAATATTTTGTGTTGCGCAAGCTCATGAGCACGACGGATCGAATCTTCAAAATAACTATTACCACCATCAATAAAAATATCACCTGCTTTACTATATTTTTTTAATTCATGAATTACCGTATCTACTGCGGCAACAGGAACCATTAACCAAAATATACGTGCAGCGGCCGCTATATGTTCTAAACTATCTACTGCAGTACCACCCATAGCAACAAGTTCTGCACGTGCATGCATATTAAGATCAAAACCTATTACGTCATGCCCAGCATTAATAAGCCGGTATGCTATAGCATTGCCCATACGGCCTAGACCAATAATCCCAACCTTCATGATCGCCACCTCATACCATGTTTCTTACAAAATTGTTCCATTTCTAGTGGGCCAGTACTACCACATGCATAGGAATACACAGGGAAATTTTTATGATGTACCCTATCAATCACTTGCCATGCTGATTCAATTTCATCAAAACGTACTGATGTTGCTTGTTCACCAGTCAACACTTCTTCTAGCAAAACTTCATATGCATCAGGAGTTACTTCACCATATAAACAACTGTGACAAAATTCTAACGGAATGGTAATAAGTTCATCAGAGCGTCCTGGTTTTTTTGCATTTAGAGTTAAAACAAATGTAGCATCAGGCGCTACACGAATAGTAAGCCAGTTTGAATCAATAGGACAGTCTTTTGCTAGCATTAAGCACGCCACCTGTTTGAATTTGATATTAATAACCACTTCATAGGTATTCAAACATTTACCCGTTTTTAGATAAAAAGGTACACCTGTCCACCGAGCATTATCCACTGCAAGACAAAGTGCTGCAAATGTTTCCGTTTTTGAATCGGGTTGCACATACTCTTCATGCGTATAGTTTGCATATTGCCCAAGTATCCCATCAATTACACGAACATCTTTGAGAACTTGCGCACGCTTGTCACGCACAAAGTCTCCAATAAGTTTTTGTGGTGCTTCCATAGCAACTAGAGCAAGAAGTTCCAACATATGATTTTGTACTACATCGCATAATGCACCATATTTATCATAATACGCACCACGGTTTTCTATACCGCGATCTTCACTCAGAATAATTTGAACACTATCAATATATTGATTGTTCCACAATGGCTCAAACACGCAATTGGTAAATCGTAATAACGTAATATTGCTTACCAGCTCTTTAGTTAAATAATGATCTGCACGATAAATTTGTGTTTCGTCAAACCACTGTTGTATACACTCATTGATTTCATGCGCAGATTGTAAATTTCTGCCAAAAGGTTTTTCATACACTATGCGCTGCCAGGATGATGCATCACCTGACATACGTTTAATGGTACCAGATTCTCCCATGTACTGCGTAATATCACAAAAAAAATGCGATGCAGCAGCTAGATATGCTATACGGTTGCCACTCAGTTGGTGTTTTTGCTCTACCGTATTAATCAATTGTGCTAATGCAAAGTAATCATTCTTATTAGTAAAATTAAGCTTTTGATAATAAAAACATTCATGCAATTTTTGCCATACATTTTGATCAACATGTGGGATATATTTTTTTGCACGTTCCAAAATTACATCTGGTTGCATATCTTCAAATGCGGCACCAATTAGTGCAATAGTATCAATTCGTTTTTTTTGCAGCAAATGATAGATTGCAGGAATTAGTTTCCGCGTTGCCAAATCACCCGTTATACCAAATACAATAAGCGCAACATTATTCATGAGCTAAGATCTCTCGTGTTTCTTTCTTATATAGTTCGACATGTGGTTGATCGAATGGATTGACACCAAGTAGATAACATAAATATATCATTTCCAACATTTTAACTTGTAATAACTGTCCAATATAATACGCACTTTTTTCCGGTAACACAACTGACACAAATGGAATACTTTTTTTTGTATACGTTCGCTGAACACCTTGCATAATTGCCTCCATAACGTCAGGAAATGATTTACCTTGTAGCTTTGCGACTAATTGATCAAATATTTGCCACCGCGGTAAAACTATTTGTGATTTATTCTTAGCAACTGATATAAAAGTAGTACATCTATTGATCGGTCCACCCAAATATAATTGTGCAACAGAATGCAAGTCTATACTTCCTATAGATACGGTAGGCATCATACCAACAGGTTTTCCTTGTGCATTGGGTTTACCCAAGCTCTCTCCCATCAACTGGCGATACCATTTGCCTACACCTTCTAGATCCACTGAAAAAATAAATGTATCATGAATTACTTTGCCATGTTGATACTCATATGCCAACCACGCTGCAGATAGGGAACTAATATTATGCGATAGATCAGTATGTATCAATGTTGGTATCATACTTTGTGCTCCTGCATGCAGAGCATCAATATCTACACCAAGTAATGCGAGCGGGAACAAACTCACGGCAGACATAACTGCATAACGTCCTCCAACTTGAGCAGGAATTATAAGATGGGTAAAATTATGTTCTTGTGCAAATTCCCATAATTTTGAATGTTCATCGGTAGTTACTACAACATATTGGTGATAGGTATCTTTTTTGTATCGTTTGAGTAGGTATAAAAATAATTCAAAGTTTGCAACAGTCTCTGTGGTGCTTCCCGATTTACTAACTACATTAATAAGAACATTGCTTCCTTGTTCTAACTCCTGCTCGACAAGCAACACAATGTCATAGATGTAATCAGTATCAATTGAATCTGCAAAATAAACTTTTATATCCGGTTGTTGCTCATTATAAAATTTTCCACATAAAGCTTCGTGTACTGCTATAGTACCCAAGTTTGAGCCACCAATACCAATGACTACTAACACCGTAGGATTTAATTTCTTTTTTTCTGCAACCATTGTATGAATATAATCACGTAATTTTATATCACGAGATAAATTAATAAATGCGTAGGGAGTATCATATGCACATTCAAGCGCATCAACTATGCGATTTATTTCCGGTTGTAGCTGGGCACCAATCTGTTGTAATTGCTCAATATACACCAAACTTGATTGCTCATAAGAAAACAAGATATTTTTTTTCATTACGCATACTCCATGGCAATATGATAGTATGAACATACAACGCAATTGCCTTATGGTCAAAAGCAATACGAATCCGTGTATATATCTATCTAAACTTTTTACGCAATAATTTTGCACATGTGCTATGTCCATATGCACATGCCAAATCATATGGCCTATCGCCACTATGATTACGTGCTTGTGAATTTGCGTGCTCTGCAAGCAATGCTTGTACATTTGCATGCTTGCCTTCCATAGCAGCATAGTGGAGTGGCGTATTACCATCATCATCAGTTATATCAACATATGTATACTCGTGTCCTAATAATACATTCAACATATCAACTGTACCATAAGCTGCCATACGATGGATGATATGTGCACCATCTGTACCTATTCTATCATGACAGGCACCTGCTCGTAACAGCTCATCCATACATGCAGGTTGCTTATGCGCCATTGCCATATCAAGCGGTGTATTATTTTCACCATCAACACATTCTGTGCTTGCACCACGCGCGAGTAATAATTTTAAACAATTGAGCTTACCTTGTGTTGCTGCCACGTGAAGCGGCGTACACCCATCTTCATTACACGCATTTATGTCCGCACCTGCGTTGAGTAATGCAAGTAAGCAACTGGTAGAGCCTACATGAACGGCAACATGTAATCCTGTATATCCATCATCAAAATCACGCGTATCTTTATCCGCTTTTGCACTCAGCAGACCAGCCGCCCACACAGCGCTATGCCCACCAATTGCATTAAATAATAATGTATTCAGTGGACTTAATGGATTTTGTTGTTTGTCGTGTGAGTCATCCTCACTAAATTCATATGCAGATAAATCTTCTTCAGATACATCTTCAGACTCCATTACCCTCTGAACAAGCTGCACCTGGTCAGCATCTTGTGCAGGCTTACTAAAGCGTAATATTCGTCCAATACTAACTGAATCAAGAACATTATATAAATCTCTATTCACACAACGTAATTGAGCAAGTGAACGTACTTGATTGAGTAAAGTTATCTCTTGAGCAATACAACATTCAATAATTGTTAGCTGAATCTCAGGAGGTAGTGGTAAAAACGGTGGTAGATTTGGTTTCTCCATAGCACATAATACAATATTAAGCATAAGGCATAGAACAAACATCACACGCATGATCACTCCTTAAAAATATAAAAACTAGGGTGAAATATTATACAGACTACATCGATTACACATTATATACAATTGACAAAAAAGCCTATTAAGTCACACTAAAATGCAAAGGAGAGGCTTACCATATGGAGGTTCTATGATCCGTCGTTTATATTTTGCATATATTAATATGTATCTTATTGCACTTTTTTTGCTATTACCGGGTTGCGCCAAGGTAAAATCTTATAAAAAAAAGCCTTTACGTCCACTCTGTTCATATGTTACCTACCAAGCAAAGCAAGATGACATACACATATATGCCAAAAAATATGACCAACAAGATTGCATTCAACTTTTTGGAAGCAGAGGGTCACGTTTAATACATCATAAACATGATACGTGCATATATCCTATTCAACTGTCTATCAAAAACAATAGCCAAACAACATGGATACTCAATAAAAATAGCATAGATCTAAAGCTCACTCCGTATCACCACGTTGCACACCGTATTCAAAATCATACATTCTTACGCATGGTTAGCATTGTTGCTGTTGGTACAGCATTCACTACATTAACTGCTATTGGTGGCACTACACTGCTTGTCATCGGTATGTTCACATGGTCAATTCCCGCCGCTATTGCCGGCGGAGCACTCTGTGCTTCTGTACCTTTTATGATTTTAGTCAATACGCCCATGAGTACTACTGTACAAGGCATACAATCACTGCGTACTAATACACGTATTAAACAAGATATAAAACAAAAATCATTAACGCGTACCGTAATACTAGAGCCTGGACAAACAACTGATACTATTTTGTTTGTAAAAGGTAGTAATTACAAACCAGTTTTTGATCTAACATTATTTGATCAAGATGATGCAGAACACACACAAAAAATGCCCATTACCTTGGCATCTGATCAGCCAATGCTTGATGACCAAGTAACGTCAATTGTACCCACCCTTGATTGACAGTAACCAGCAAGTTGTTACATGCTTCCTGCGCAATGGCCTGTGTAAACATAGGTTGCCAACCAAGTTGTACTGCAATGTCATCAATATGATTACCTGTTTGTGGTGACTGCGCAAGATAGGTACATAGTAATTTGCGTGCAAGTATGTGTTTATAGTATCTCAAACGTATTATACGAGCTACTAACCCATGATATGGCGCACATAAAAGCGCTCCTAAAAATAATATGCCACCCATGCTTGCAATAGACCCGGCAATAGATACATCAAATACACGGGCACCGGCATATCCAAACAATGCAGAAACTATACCAAAAAAGATACTCAATAAAATCATAGGCTGTAAGCGATGCGTACACAAATAAGCAGTTGCAGGTGGCGTAATCATAAGCGCAACAACTACAATAGAACCAACAATATCAAATGCTGCTACCGCAGTAATGCTGGTAATAGTCATGAGAGCATAATATAACAATGCCGGCTTGAACTGAAATAAATTACACATTGACTCGTCAAAACTGAGTAGCTGTAATTCTTTATAAAATAATAAAACAAATAATGCATTGATACTTGCAATACCAGCAAGAATCCAAAGAGCATATGGCCCTACATAAACACCAAATAACATAAGCCTATTAAACGGTGCAAAGGCTAATTCACCCAATAACACTATATCAGTATCTAGATGCACATTACGTGCAAATAGACTAATAATAATCACGCCTACTGAAAAAAAGAAGGGAAATACTAGTCCTATAGCAGCATCTTTTTTAAGTCGTCGTGTTTGAATTAAACGTTCTGTACATATGACTGTTAATAACCCTGCACACGATGCACCAACAATTAATAGGGGAGACTCAAGCCGTTGCACTACCAAAAACATGATTGCTATACCTGGCAAAATTGCATGGCTAATCGCGTCACTCATGAGTGCTACCCCTCGTAATACCAAAAATATTCCGGGCAACACACATGCTATGGCAACTAAACAAGCAATGATCAAAATATTAAGCTGAAACAACATGATTATTTTTCATTATCGGTATATAAAGGTAAGTACATAGTATTGGTTGGTCGTAGCAAATCATACAATATCTGATTATCAAGATTTTTGGCAATATCC contains:
- a CDS encoding metal ABC transporter permease — translated: MLFQLNILIIACLVAIACVLPGIFLVLRGVALMSDAISHAILPGIAIMFLVVQRLESPLLIVGASCAGLLTVICTERLIQTRRLKKDAAIGLVFPFFFSVGVIIISLFARNVHLDTDIVLLGELAFAPFNRLMLFGVYVGPYALWILAGIASINALFVLLFYKELQLLSFDESMCNLFQFKPALLYYALMTITSITAVAAFDIVGSIVVVALMITPPATAYLCTHRLQPMILLSIFFGIVSALFGYAGARVFDVSIAGSIASMGGILFLGALLCAPYHGLVARIIRLRYYKHILARKLLCTYLAQSPQTGNHIDDIAVQLGWQPMFTQAIAQEACNNLLVTVNQGWVQLTLLGHQALADQMPR
- the zwf gene encoding glucose-6-phosphate dehydrogenase, translating into MNNVALIVFGITGDLATRKLIPAIYHLLQKKRIDTIALIGAAFEDMQPDVILERAKKYIPHVDQNVWQKLHECFYYQKLNFTNKNDYFALAQLINTVEQKHQLSGNRIAYLAAASHFFCDITQYMGESGTIKRMSGDASSWQRIVYEKPFGRNLQSAHEINECIQQWFDETQIYRADHYLTKELVSNITLLRFTNCVFEPLWNNQYIDSVQIILSEDRGIENRGAYYDKYGALCDVVQNHMLELLALVAMEAPQKLIGDFVRDKRAQVLKDVRVIDGILGQYANYTHEEYVQPDSKTETFAALCLAVDNARWTGVPFYLKTGKCLNTYEVVINIKFKQVACLMLAKDCPIDSNWLTIRVAPDATFVLTLNAKKPGRSDELITIPLEFCHSCLYGEVTPDAYEVLLEEVLTGEQATSVRFDEIESAWQVIDRVHHKNFPVYSYACGSTGPLEMEQFCKKHGMRWRS
- a CDS encoding ankyrin repeat domain-containing protein, with the protein product MRVMFVLCLMLNIVLCAMEKPNLPPFLPLPPEIQLTIIECCIAQEITLLNQVRSLAQLRCVNRDLYNVLDSVSIGRILRFSKPAQDADQVQLVQRVMESEDVSEEDLSAYEFSEDDSHDKQQNPLSPLNTLLFNAIGGHSAVWAAGLLSAKADKDTRDFDDGYTGLHVAVHVGSTSCLLALLNAGADINACNEDGCTPLHVAATQGKLNCLKLLLARGASTECVDGENNTPLDMAMAHKQPACMDELLRAGACHDRIGTDGAHIIHRMAAYGTVDMLNVLLGHEYTYVDITDDDGNTPLHYAAMEGKHANVQALLAEHANSQARNHSGDRPYDLACAYGHSTCAKLLRKKFR